The DNA window CGTACCGGTTCAGTTGTGCTGGAATACGGGCTGCAGCATCGAAGGATCGGTCGAAAGCTGTTCGTACGCTGCAGGAGCATCGTCGAGGGAAAATGTCTGGGAGACGAGGTCGCTCGGGGTGAGCGTGGGCAACAGGTCGAGCACCACGGACATGCGCCGGTCCTTTGTCCACCGGCCCCGAAGCGATGGATCGATGGTACTGACCTGACTGGAAATGATCTCCATTCGAGAGCGGTGAAAGTGACGCCCGAGGTCGATGGGGGCAGATTTCGTGCCGTACCAGGATCCCACCACGACCCGTCCACTGAAAGCCGTACGCTGCACCGCGTCGTTGAGTACGGACGGCTTCCCCGTCAGCTCGAACACGAGATCGGCGCGTGAAGCGTCGGGCCCAGAGGCGTCATGCCCCGTGCCCAGCTCCAGGTCGGACGAAGAGGCCACGGCCGTTCCCCCCAGCGATTCCGACATGGCCCGCCGGTGGGGCGACGGCTCGACGGTCCAAAGCCCACGAAGCGGATGCCGAGACAAGAGCTGAGTCGTGAGCAGCCCCACAACGCCCTGCCCGAGCACAACGACCTGCTCCCCAACCATGGGGCGTCCGTCCATAACGAAGTTTACGGCCGTCTCTACGGACGGGATCAGGGCGGCGTCTACAGCAGACACGGCGGGGGGCACGCGAACAAGAGCGGACGGCGACGTCACAAACCGGGACACGTGAGGCTGAAACGAAAAGACGGTGCGTCCCTCCCACTCAGCGTCGACATTGCTGCCCGTCGTCTCGACCGTTCCCACGCATGCGTAGCCGTAAGAGATGGGGTAAGAAAAATCGTCGTCCTCGAGGGCCTCGATCGTGGTATCGGCCGCCAGGGTTTCGGGAACGTGCCCCTCGTACACGAGCCGCTCCGTGCCCGGACTTACGGCCGAGCATTCCGTCTGGACCACCACCTCGTCTGGGGCCGGGTCCGGCACCGGCTCGGTCACCACTTCCACTTCACCAGGCCCCGTAAACTGTACCCGCCGGCGAGACGCACTTGTCATGTGGGTTGGGTCTCGTTCGAACTGCGTGTGGAAAGCATCGAGGACGGCCTCACTCGGAGGCGACGGGCCATACAGGATCTCCTTCCAGGACCAGGTCTTCTCCGTACCACCGCTGCTGGATGTTGTCCAACCGGGGAAAGTCTGACCGAGCGTGCGTGTCCTGATCTTCAGGGGCGAGCGAAGAGAGCGCCGCCGTTCCGCCTACGAACATGGGGGCGACAGTGACGATCACACGCTGGGCACACTGACGTCGCAGGAAAGAGGTGAGAATGCTCGTTCCCCCCTCCACCATCACGCTGGAAAAGTCTCGCTCCCCGAGGGTGCGTAGGAGAGTCTTGACACAAATTCCCCCCTCCGGCCCGCAAGACAGTTCAATGACCGTGCCCCCGTGCGCTTCAAGTCGCTCTTTGCGGTCCGGGTCCGCGTTGGGGCTCGTGACGATGAGCGGATCCGGGCCGTCCCCCGCAAGAAGTTGTGCGTCGGAGGGGAACCGCAGCGACGAATCCAGCACGATTGGGACCGGGTGCGTTCCATCGTTGTGTCGGACCGTGAGACGCGGGTCGTCGGCCAACACGGTTCCGATGCCGACGAGAATGCCGTCATGGAGCGCACGGAGTTGGTGGGTGAACCGAAGGGCCTGTTCACTGCTGATGGGGAGTGGTGTGCCCGACGTCGAAGCGATCGAGCCGTCTAGGCTCTGGGCGTACGTCAGTGTTACGAACGGCCGTCCCTTCTCTGCAAAATAGCGGTCAATCCGCTGCTTCAGGTCACGGAGTGATGTCCCATGGGCGTTGCCCTGAGCGTGCCCGTTCGCGGGTCCCAAATCCAAGATGTGACGCATCCGGTTTACCTTCGTCCGGAGGTACTCCGCATTGTGCCGGTTCACGTGGGGCTCAAGCGAAATCCGCTCGGTAATTTCAACCCCATGTTCGGCGAGGCTCTCAATCTTCTGTGGGTTGTTGGTCAGGAGGCGAGCGGACGACACACCCAGGTCATCGAGGATTCGTGCAGCGATGGCGTAGTCTCGCTCGTCGGCTCCGTGCCCAAGAATCCGGTTGGCCTCGACGGTGTCGTACCCGTCGTCTTGGAGGTTGTAGGCACGGAGCTTACTGAGAAGGCCGATCCCACGCCCCTCCTGACGCAGATAAAGAAGGATCCCCCGGCCGTTTTTTGCAATCCGTCGCATCGAAGCGTCGAGTTGCTCCCCACAGTCACAACGCAAAGACCCAAGGACATCACCGGTAAAGCACTCAGAGTGAACGCGTACCAGCACATCCTCCCCATCCGCGACATCCCCACACGCGAGTGCCAGGTGATC is part of the Salinibacter ruber DSM 13855 genome and encodes:
- a CDS encoding zinc-dependent alcohol dehydrogenase; this encodes MTSASRRRVQFTGPGEVEVVTEPVPDPAPDEVVVQTECSAVSPGTERLVYEGHVPETLAADTTIEALEDDDFSYPISYGYACVGTVETTGSNVDAEWEGRTVFSFQPHVSRFVTSPSALVRVPPAVSAVDAALIPSVETAVNFVMDGRPMVGEQVVVLGQGVVGLLTTQLLSRHPLRGLWTVEPSPHRRAMSESLGGTAVASSSDLELGTGHDASGPDASRADLVFELTGKPSVLNDAVQRTAFSGRVVVGSWYGTKSAPIDLGRHFHRSRMEIISSQVSTIDPSLRGRWTKDRRMSVVLDLLPTLTPSDLVSQTFSLDDAPAAYEQLSTDPSMLQPVFQHN
- the ribA gene encoding GTP cyclohydrolase II, which encodes MNPDMEIPSVERLTSARIPTVDGEFSLSLYENSKDDKDHLALACGDVADGEDVLVRVHSECFTGDVLGSLRCDCGEQLDASMRRIAKNGRGILLYLRQEGRGIGLLSKLRAYNLQDDGYDTVEANRILGHGADERDYAIAARILDDLGVSSARLLTNNPQKIESLAEHGVEITERISLEPHVNRHNAEYLRTKVNRMRHILDLGPANGHAQGNAHGTSLRDLKQRIDRYFAEKGRPFVTLTYAQSLDGSIASTSGTPLPISSEQALRFTHQLRALHDGILVGIGTVLADDPRLTVRHNDGTHPVPIVLDSSLRFPSDAQLLAGDGPDPLIVTSPNADPDRKERLEAHGGTVIELSCGPEGGICVKTLLRTLGERDFSSVMVEGGTSILTSFLRRQCAQRVIVTVAPMFVGGTAALSSLAPEDQDTHARSDFPRLDNIQQRWYGEDLVLEGDPVWPVASE